The segment GGGAATTGAAGAGAGTCGGGCACAGGGTGGATGAGATTGCTGAGCAGCTGGGGAAGCATCGGGCGACGATCTATCGCTGGCTCAAAGGCATTCGGATGCGGGGCATTCGGGGCTATGTGGCCTATTTCAAGCAGGCGAAGAAAGGACGCCGAGTG is part of the Anaerolineae bacterium genome and harbors:
- a CDS encoding helix-turn-helix domain-containing protein gives rise to the protein MDTITQIQVAWELKRVGHRVDEIAEQLGKHRATIYRWLKGIRMRGIRGYVAYFKQAKKGRRV